One window from the genome of Micromonospora aurantiaca ATCC 27029 encodes:
- a CDS encoding penicillin acylase family protein translates to MPLPAIRARLAALTAAALTASVLTVIAPAPALAATTFTPDDYCLGQCADILPPGQNGNATLAGILAHQALGTRPAHSSDQLDEYANLVYNYAGLTDEQIAHFYNDASFGVPDAQVESRISPRSDVTIVRDKATGVPHVTGTTRAGTMFGAGYAGAQDRLWVMDLLRHVGRGNVSSFAGGAPGNRELEQSVWANSPYTEADLQAQVDALRLKGTRGQQLYTDVVDYIAGINAYIDKSIADDNYPGEYVLTGAGKPKHFTMTDLIATAGVIGGLFGGGGGSEMQSALVRVAARAKYGPTEGDRVWTAFRSQNDPETVLTLHDGQSFPYGATPPGATSAVLPDAGTVVAEPLAYDATGGAAARTGSSAATKDLVGGLSNLRAHGMSNAVVVSGRHTTTGNPVAVFGPQTGYFAPQLLMLQELQGPGISARGAAFAGLNLYVLLGRGQDYAWSATSASQDLTDTYAVPLCTTDGSAPTLRSNRYLYRGQCLAMEVLEKRNSWSPTLADSTPAGAYTLRSLRTKYGLVAYRGLVNGQPTAFTKLRSTYRHEADSAIGFQAYNDPAAMGSAAAFQASAASVGYAFNWFYVNSTEAAYYNSGSNPVRPSGLDPNLPAKAEPAYEWAGWNPDTNDATYAPASAHPQSVNQDYYVSWNNKQARDFGAADGNFSYGAVHRGQLLDGPVKAAIAQRKVGRADIVRITAEAAVTDLRGQQVLGELLRVLDSTPVADPALAAAVTKLRAWQQAGSRRVETSPGSKVYQHAEAIRIFDAWWPLLASAQFRPGLGADLYGALVGALQVNEAPSGGQNGARDGTVNWAAQGQAHKGSAFQYGWWGYVDKDLRAVLGDPVAGGLGRTYCGNGNLGACRQSLLDTLGQAAAAPATTVYPGDSSCGAGDQWCADSIAQSGLGGITHPLIAWQNRPTYQQVVSFPARRGDAVTNLAQGRSATASSTQFLTSNTPAKAVDGSLGTRWASSYNDNQWLRVDLGSARTISRAVLRWEAAYATGYRIEVSGDGNSWQPVFSTTAGNGGVDNVTFAPVSARYVRMYGVTRATSYGFSLYEFEVYGR, encoded by the coding sequence ATGCCATTACCCGCCATCCGTGCCCGCCTCGCGGCGCTCACCGCCGCCGCCCTCACCGCGAGCGTCCTGACGGTCATCGCGCCGGCACCGGCGCTCGCCGCCACCACGTTCACCCCCGACGACTACTGCCTCGGCCAGTGCGCCGACATCCTGCCCCCCGGGCAGAACGGCAACGCCACACTCGCCGGCATCCTGGCTCACCAGGCGCTCGGCACCCGTCCCGCGCACTCCAGCGACCAGCTCGACGAGTACGCCAACCTGGTCTACAACTACGCCGGGCTGACCGACGAGCAGATCGCCCACTTCTACAACGACGCTTCCTTCGGCGTCCCCGACGCCCAGGTCGAGAGCAGGATCTCGCCACGCTCGGACGTCACCATCGTGCGGGACAAGGCCACCGGCGTCCCGCACGTCACCGGCACCACCCGCGCCGGCACCATGTTCGGCGCCGGGTACGCCGGCGCCCAGGACCGGCTCTGGGTGATGGACCTGCTGCGGCACGTCGGCCGCGGCAACGTCAGCTCGTTCGCCGGCGGCGCCCCCGGCAACCGGGAGCTGGAGCAGAGCGTCTGGGCCAACTCGCCCTACACCGAGGCGGACCTCCAGGCCCAGGTCGACGCGCTGCGCCTCAAGGGCACCCGGGGCCAGCAGCTCTACACCGACGTCGTCGACTACATCGCCGGCATCAACGCCTACATCGACAAGTCGATCGCCGACGACAACTACCCCGGCGAGTACGTGCTCACCGGCGCCGGGAAGCCGAAGCACTTCACCATGACCGACCTGATCGCCACCGCCGGTGTCATCGGCGGGCTGTTCGGCGGGGGCGGCGGCAGCGAGATGCAGTCCGCGCTGGTCCGGGTGGCCGCCCGGGCCAAGTACGGCCCGACCGAGGGCGACCGGGTCTGGACGGCGTTCCGCTCGCAGAACGACCCGGAGACCGTGCTGACGCTGCACGACGGGCAGAGCTTCCCGTACGGCGCGACGCCGCCCGGCGCCACCAGCGCGGTGCTGCCGGACGCCGGGACGGTGGTCGCCGAGCCGCTCGCGTACGACGCCACCGGCGGAGCCGCCGCCCGCACCGGCAGCAGCGCCGCCACCAAGGACCTGGTCGGTGGCCTGTCCAACCTGCGGGCGCACGGCATGTCCAACGCGGTAGTGGTCTCCGGCCGGCACACCACCACCGGCAACCCGGTGGCCGTGTTCGGCCCGCAGACCGGCTACTTCGCGCCGCAACTGCTCATGCTCCAGGAACTCCAGGGGCCGGGCATCAGCGCACGCGGCGCGGCGTTCGCCGGGCTGAACCTCTACGTGCTGCTCGGCCGCGGCCAGGACTACGCGTGGAGCGCCACCTCCGCCTCCCAGGACCTGACCGACACGTACGCCGTGCCGCTGTGCACCACCGACGGCAGCGCGCCGACACTGCGCTCCAACCGCTACCTCTACCGCGGCCAGTGCCTCGCCATGGAGGTGCTGGAGAAGCGCAACTCCTGGTCGCCGACGCTCGCCGACTCCACCCCGGCCGGCGCGTACACGCTGCGCTCGCTGCGCACCAAGTACGGGCTGGTGGCCTACCGGGGGCTGGTGAACGGGCAGCCCACCGCGTTCACCAAGCTGCGCTCCACCTACCGGCACGAGGCCGACTCGGCGATCGGCTTCCAGGCGTACAACGACCCGGCGGCGATGGGCAGCGCGGCGGCGTTCCAGGCGTCCGCGGCCAGCGTCGGGTACGCGTTCAACTGGTTCTACGTCAACTCGACCGAGGCGGCGTACTACAACTCCGGCTCCAACCCGGTCCGCCCGTCCGGGCTCGACCCGAACCTGCCCGCGAAGGCGGAGCCGGCGTACGAGTGGGCCGGCTGGAACCCGGACACCAACGACGCCACGTACGCCCCGGCGTCGGCCCACCCGCAGTCGGTCAACCAGGACTACTACGTCAGCTGGAACAACAAGCAGGCGCGTGACTTCGGCGCGGCCGACGGCAACTTCAGCTACGGCGCGGTGCACCGGGGTCAGCTGCTCGACGGTCCGGTGAAGGCGGCCATCGCCCAGCGCAAGGTCGGCCGCGCCGACATCGTGCGGATCACCGCCGAGGCGGCGGTGACCGACCTGCGCGGTCAGCAGGTCCTCGGCGAACTGCTGCGGGTGCTCGACAGCACGCCGGTCGCCGACCCGGCGCTGGCCGCCGCGGTGACCAAGCTGCGGGCCTGGCAGCAGGCCGGGTCGCGGCGGGTGGAGACGTCACCCGGCTCGAAGGTCTACCAGCACGCCGAGGCCATCCGGATCTTCGACGCCTGGTGGCCGCTGCTCGCCTCGGCGCAGTTCCGTCCCGGGCTCGGCGCCGACCTGTACGGCGCGCTCGTCGGTGCCCTCCAGGTCAACGAGGCGCCCTCGGGCGGCCAGAACGGTGCCCGCGACGGCACCGTGAACTGGGCGGCGCAGGGCCAGGCCCACAAGGGCTCGGCGTTCCAGTACGGCTGGTGGGGCTACGTCGACAAGGACCTGCGGGCCGTGCTCGGCGACCCGGTGGCCGGCGGCCTCGGGCGCACGTACTGCGGCAACGGCAACCTGGGCGCGTGCCGGCAGTCGCTGCTGGACACGCTCGGTCAGGCCGCGGCGGCGCCGGCGACCACCGTCTACCCGGGCGACTCGTCCTGCGGGGCGGGCGACCAGTGGTGCGCGGACTCGATCGCCCAGTCCGGGCTCGGCGGCATCACCCACCCGCTGATCGCCTGGCAGAACCGGCCCACGTACCAGCAGGTCGTCTCGTTCCCGGCGCGCCGGGGCGACGCGGTGACCAACCTGGCGCAGGGCCGTAGCGCCACCGCGTCCAGCACGCAGTTCCTGACCAGCAACACCCCGGCGAAGGCGGTGGACGGCAGTCTCGGCACCCGGTGGGCCAGCAGCTACAACGACAACCAGTGGCTGCGGGTGGATCTCGGATCGGCCCGGACGATCAGCCGGGCGGTGCTGCGGTGGGAGGCCGCGTACGCCACCGGCTACCGGATCGAGGTCTCCGGTGACGGCAACTCCTGGCAGCCGGTGTTCAGCACCACCGCCGGCAACGGCGGCGTCGACAACGTGACGTTCGCCCCGGTCAGCGCACGCTACGTGCGGATGTACGGCGTCACGCGGGCCACCTCGTACGGCTTCTCGCTCTACGAGTTCGAGGTCTACGGACGGTGA
- a CDS encoding serine/threonine-protein kinase — protein sequence MSGWELSGYTPVRRLGAGASGSVVLATHDATGTPVAIKYLIRDLGEDSAFRTAFRTEARLLGEIDDPHVSRLYEYVESPHGAAIVMELVDGVSLRQMLREHGPTTPEAALCVLKGSLAGLAAAHTHGVVHRDYKPENVLVTGAGLSKLADFGIAMPIGQGSDTTVSGTPRYMAPEQWTGAPAGPACDVYAATATFFECLTGRPPYQGPDLLSLRDQHASAPIPAEAAPPPVHELLRHGMAKRPDERPPSAEAFLELLERVAGTGYGPEWEERGLRELARRALLLAALWPFPDRAEGATAVAHTELGTTTTGRGGRFRKGRTRTVLAAGALAAAVLAGGAGYSYAAHDDTSAAGPTGPASAAPATTGAPVPDPTGAETPSPSPTPGPSTVSAAPPPPAPSATPDPTGTPTRTGTPTPSASRTTSPPPPDVTAPVVDGVSADPGELDPKGCPYGAKSSTVTATVTDDRSGPAALTVTFVYTVDGATGTIRMAAAGRGLFTGTLGPLSTPKRSARIPIRVTAADAAGNTTTSTSPVYVTLYHDCTPG from the coding sequence ATGAGCGGCTGGGAACTGTCCGGATACACCCCGGTCCGCCGGCTCGGCGCCGGCGCGTCGGGCAGCGTCGTGCTCGCCACCCACGACGCCACCGGCACCCCCGTCGCGATCAAGTACCTGATCCGCGATCTGGGCGAGGACTCGGCGTTCCGGACCGCGTTCCGCACCGAGGCCCGGCTCCTCGGCGAGATCGACGACCCGCACGTCAGCCGCCTCTACGAGTACGTGGAGAGCCCGCACGGCGCCGCCATCGTGATGGAACTGGTCGACGGCGTCTCGCTGCGCCAGATGCTGCGCGAACACGGCCCGACCACACCCGAGGCCGCGCTCTGCGTCCTCAAGGGCTCACTCGCCGGCCTGGCCGCCGCACACACCCACGGCGTCGTGCACCGCGACTACAAACCGGAGAACGTGCTGGTCACCGGCGCCGGGCTGAGCAAGCTCGCCGACTTCGGCATCGCCATGCCGATCGGCCAGGGCTCCGACACCACAGTGTCCGGCACGCCCCGCTACATGGCCCCCGAGCAGTGGACCGGCGCCCCGGCCGGCCCCGCGTGCGACGTCTACGCCGCCACCGCCACGTTCTTCGAGTGCCTCACCGGCCGCCCCCCGTACCAGGGACCGGACCTGCTCTCCCTGCGCGACCAGCACGCCAGCGCGCCGATCCCCGCCGAGGCGGCACCCCCGCCGGTGCACGAACTGCTGCGCCACGGCATGGCCAAGCGCCCCGACGAGCGCCCGCCGTCCGCCGAGGCGTTCCTGGAGCTGCTGGAACGGGTCGCCGGCACCGGCTACGGCCCGGAATGGGAGGAACGCGGGCTGCGCGAGCTGGCTCGGCGGGCATTGCTGCTGGCCGCGCTGTGGCCGTTCCCGGACCGGGCCGAGGGCGCCACCGCCGTCGCGCACACCGAACTCGGCACGACCACCACCGGCCGGGGCGGACGGTTCCGTAAGGGCCGCACCCGTACCGTCCTCGCCGCCGGTGCCCTGGCCGCCGCCGTCCTGGCCGGCGGCGCCGGCTACAGCTACGCCGCCCACGACGACACGTCCGCCGCGGGCCCGACCGGCCCGGCGAGCGCCGCCCCCGCCACCACCGGCGCACCCGTACCGGACCCGACCGGCGCCGAGACACCCAGCCCGTCACCGACACCCGGCCCGTCCACCGTGTCCGCCGCGCCGCCACCTCCCGCGCCGTCGGCCACCCCCGATCCGACGGGGACGCCGACCCGAACCGGCACACCCACCCCCAGCGCGTCGCGCACCACCAGCCCGCCGCCACCGGACGTGACAGCGCCGGTCGTGGACGGCGTGAGCGCCGACCCGGGCGAGCTGGACCCGAAGGGCTGCCCCTACGGCGCCAAGAGCAGCACCGTCACCGCCACCGTCACCGACGATCGCAGCGGCCCGGCCGCGCTCACGGTCACCTTCGTCTACACCGTCGACGGCGCCACCGGCACGATCCGGATGGCCGCCGCCGGGCGCGGGCTGTTCACCGGCACGCTCGGCCCGCTGTCCACGCCCAAGCGCAGCGCCCGCATCCCCATCCGGGTCACCGCCGCCGACGCCGCCGGCAACACGACCACCTCGACGTCACCGGTGTACGTGACGCTCTACCACGACTGCACCCCCGGCTAG
- a CDS encoding TlpA family protein disulfide reductase, whose protein sequence is MQSPSPTGIVVLVAVLAAATAFGWWRRRHDGRLRAVRKRPPGADAPHRATLTALGVRPGEVTLVQFSAPVCAPCRAARRVLADVAARLDGIAVLEVGVDEHLDAARELDVWRTPTVLVVDAAGRVVRRAAGVPDRDDLIAALTAGAAR, encoded by the coding sequence GTGCAGTCGCCCAGCCCGACCGGGATCGTCGTGCTCGTCGCGGTGCTCGCGGCCGCCACCGCGTTCGGCTGGTGGCGCCGCCGCCACGACGGGCGGCTGCGCGCCGTCCGGAAGCGCCCACCGGGCGCCGACGCGCCGCACCGGGCCACCCTCACCGCCCTCGGGGTACGCCCCGGCGAGGTCACGCTGGTGCAGTTCTCCGCCCCGGTCTGCGCGCCCTGCCGGGCCGCCCGCCGGGTGCTCGCCGACGTCGCCGCCCGCCTCGACGGGATCGCGGTGCTGGAGGTGGGCGTGGACGAACACCTCGACGCGGCCCGGGAACTGGACGTGTGGCGTACCCCGACGGTGCTGGTGGTGGACGCCGCAGGCCGCGTGGTGCGCCGGGCCGCCGGCGTGCCCGACCGCGACGACCTGATCGCCGCGCTCACGGCCGGGGCGGCGCGATGA
- a CDS encoding peptidoglycan recognition protein family protein yields the protein MHFDHPELDRRTLLRAGLGAAAVAVVGSELALPGTAQAAPGADLDWIISCDEWAARPPADPLSVSAIPTNKIIVHHMAFPNVTDYSEEHAKQLARDCQDLHMDGNGWSDTGQHFTVSRGGHVLEGRHGSLDRLRAGDRQMIAAHCPGENGRAIGIENEGTYVTETPPEELLDSLARLCTAICRQYGLHAHDIFGHWDFRATLCPGAMFYREFPTLRRAVFKKLGTKLGDVPARRWPDIWRFVGGPVVRVAQYLLTFRGYTVPVTGVFDAATVAAVQDWQARNGIPVDVDATLTAPTWETLAPELDQKSSGVPVVAAQFMLASKGYAEVTPTGEYDHATRTAVKDLQRLHGLPPNGKISTTTWCALVGGVVRQSFRKH from the coding sequence ATGCACTTCGACCACCCCGAGCTGGACCGCCGTACGCTGCTGCGGGCCGGTCTCGGCGCCGCCGCGGTCGCGGTCGTCGGCAGTGAGCTCGCCCTGCCGGGCACCGCGCAGGCCGCGCCGGGCGCGGACCTCGACTGGATCATCAGCTGCGACGAGTGGGCCGCCCGTCCGCCGGCCGACCCGCTGTCGGTGAGCGCGATCCCGACCAACAAGATCATCGTGCACCACATGGCGTTCCCGAACGTCACGGACTACTCCGAGGAGCACGCCAAGCAGCTCGCCCGTGACTGCCAGGACCTGCACATGGACGGCAACGGCTGGTCCGACACCGGGCAGCACTTCACTGTGAGCCGCGGCGGTCACGTCCTGGAGGGACGCCACGGCAGCCTGGACCGGCTGCGCGCCGGCGACCGGCAGATGATCGCCGCGCACTGCCCGGGCGAGAACGGGCGGGCCATCGGCATCGAGAACGAGGGCACCTACGTCACCGAGACGCCGCCGGAGGAGCTGCTCGACTCCCTCGCCCGGCTGTGCACAGCGATCTGCCGGCAGTACGGGCTGCACGCCCACGACATCTTCGGTCACTGGGACTTCCGCGCCACGCTCTGCCCGGGCGCGATGTTCTACCGGGAGTTCCCGACGCTGCGCCGCGCGGTGTTCAAGAAGCTCGGCACGAAGCTGGGCGACGTGCCGGCCCGCCGCTGGCCTGACATCTGGCGCTTCGTCGGCGGCCCGGTGGTCCGGGTCGCGCAGTACCTGCTCACGTTCCGCGGCTACACCGTGCCGGTGACGGGCGTGTTCGACGCGGCCACGGTCGCGGCCGTGCAGGACTGGCAGGCGCGCAACGGCATCCCGGTCGACGTCGACGCCACGCTCACGGCGCCGACGTGGGAGACCCTGGCCCCGGAGCTGGACCAGAAGTCGTCGGGCGTCCCGGTGGTGGCCGCGCAGTTCATGCTCGCCTCCAAGGGCTACGCCGAGGTCACCCCGACCGGCGAGTACGACCACGCCACCCGCACTGCGGTGAAGGACCTCCAGCGCCTGCACGGACTACCGCCCAACGGCAAGATCAGCACCACTACCTGGTGCGCGCTCGTGGGGGGTGTGGTGCGCCAGTCGTTCCGCAAGCACTGA
- the dinB gene encoding DNA polymerase IV — MSSEATILHADLDAFYASVEQRDDPRLRGRPVIVGGGVVLACSYEAKARGVRSAMGGRQARRLCPDAIVVPPRMAAYTAASRAVFEIFRHTTPLVEGLSIDEAFLDVGGLRRLAGTPAAVAATLRERVRREVGLPITVGVARTKFLAKVASGVAKPDGLLVVEPDRELAFLHPLPVERLWGVGPVTAARLRDRGIRTVGQVARLDEPALVSLLGAGAGRHLHALAHNRDPRAVQVGRRRSSMGAQHALGRGPHSPADLDAVLAGLVDRVTGRMRAARRTGRTVTLRLRFADYTRATRSHTLDEPTAQTGPLRAAARDLLRAALPQIAERGVTLLGVSVGNLGSGHTQLTLPFTAEPGPALDAAVDAVRDRFGSRALTRGVLLGRDPGVEMPRLPD, encoded by the coding sequence GTGTCGAGCGAGGCCACCATCCTGCACGCCGACCTGGACGCGTTCTACGCCTCGGTCGAGCAGCGCGACGACCCCCGGCTGCGCGGCCGGCCGGTGATCGTCGGCGGCGGCGTGGTGCTCGCGTGCAGCTACGAGGCCAAGGCCCGGGGCGTGCGCAGCGCGATGGGCGGCCGGCAGGCGCGGCGGCTCTGCCCGGACGCGATCGTGGTGCCGCCCCGGATGGCCGCGTACACGGCCGCCAGCCGGGCGGTGTTCGAGATCTTCCGGCACACCACCCCGCTCGTCGAAGGGCTCAGCATCGACGAGGCGTTCCTCGACGTGGGTGGGCTGCGGCGGCTTGCCGGAACGCCGGCCGCCGTCGCGGCCACGCTGCGGGAGCGGGTACGCCGCGAGGTCGGCCTGCCGATCACCGTCGGCGTGGCCCGGACGAAGTTCCTGGCGAAGGTGGCCAGCGGCGTGGCGAAGCCGGACGGGCTGCTGGTGGTGGAGCCGGACCGGGAACTGGCGTTCCTGCACCCGCTGCCTGTCGAACGACTGTGGGGCGTCGGCCCGGTCACCGCCGCGCGGCTGCGCGACCGCGGCATCCGTACCGTCGGGCAGGTGGCCCGGCTGGACGAGCCGGCGCTGGTGTCGCTGCTCGGCGCGGGCGCCGGGCGGCACCTGCACGCTCTGGCGCACAACCGCGACCCCCGGGCGGTGCAGGTGGGCCGCCGCCGCTCCTCGATGGGCGCGCAGCACGCGCTGGGACGCGGCCCGCACTCCCCCGCCGACCTGGACGCGGTGCTGGCCGGGCTGGTCGACCGGGTCACCGGGCGGATGCGCGCGGCCCGGCGCACCGGCCGCACGGTGACGTTGCGGCTGCGCTTCGCCGACTACACGCGGGCCACCCGGTCGCACACGCTCGACGAGCCGACCGCGCAGACCGGGCCGTTGCGGGCCGCCGCCCGTGACCTGCTGCGCGCCGCGCTGCCGCAGATCGCGGAACGGGGCGTCACGCTTCTCGGCGTGTCGGTGGGCAACCTGGGCAGCGGGCACACCCAGCTCACCCTGCCGTTCACCGCCGAACCCGGCCCGGCGCTGGACGCCGCCGTCGACGCGGTGCGGGACCGCTTCGGCTCGCGGGCGCTGACCCGCGGCGTGCTGCTCGGCCGCGACCCGGGCGTCGAGATGCCCCGGCTGCCGGACTGA
- a CDS encoding DUF4395 domain-containing protein, with protein MLLDPRGPRFAAVLTTVVLAIVLVTGSGLLLLAQAVVFALTALNPRVGPYGLLFRALVAPRLDPPAELEPVAPVRFAQVVGLVFSVVGAAGWFAGLPALGLVATGAALAAAFLNAAFGLCLGCEAYLTIRRLAGRPLAARVAVPPR; from the coding sequence ATGCTGCTCGACCCCCGGGGACCGCGCTTCGCCGCCGTCCTCACCACAGTCGTCCTCGCGATCGTCCTCGTCACCGGCTCCGGGCTGCTCCTGCTCGCCCAGGCCGTCGTGTTCGCGCTCACCGCCCTGAACCCGCGCGTCGGCCCGTACGGCCTGCTGTTCCGCGCCCTGGTGGCGCCCCGGCTGGACCCGCCGGCGGAGCTGGAGCCGGTCGCGCCGGTGCGCTTCGCCCAGGTCGTCGGCCTGGTCTTCAGCGTCGTCGGCGCGGCCGGCTGGTTCGCCGGGCTGCCCGCGCTCGGCCTGGTCGCCACCGGCGCGGCGCTGGCCGCCGCCTTCCTCAACGCCGCGTTCGGGCTCTGCCTCGGCTGCGAGGCGTACCTGACGATCCGGCGGCTGGCCGGACGCCCGCTCGCCGCCCGGGTGGCGGTGCCCCCGCGCTGA
- a CDS encoding mechanosensitive ion channel family protein, translating into MRDNFGDAVGDAFRSVMLFLPKAVAFVAILVVGWLIAKAVLKLVDKVLERVHFDRAVERGGIKTALARSKYDASDIVAKLAYYGVLLVTLQLAFGIWGPNPISDLIAGVIAWLPRAFVAIVIVVVAAAIARAVKDIISSALGGLSYGRVLANLASVFILGLGVIAALNQIGVATTVTTPVLIAVLATVGGILVVGVGGGLVRPMQSRWENWLTRAEEESRTIATHARAYQAGRRDVEARLAATGPYAESELTQPVSRDAEADRTQPVPAYPATPSTTAATSEDPTEPVPSQAGAEATQHIPAYADSERTQPTTPRQPTAEQAADNEATMVIPQADVEKFRR; encoded by the coding sequence ATGAGAGACAACTTCGGGGACGCAGTGGGCGACGCGTTCCGTTCGGTGATGCTGTTCCTGCCCAAGGCGGTCGCGTTCGTCGCGATCCTGGTCGTCGGCTGGCTGATCGCCAAGGCCGTGCTGAAGCTCGTGGACAAGGTGCTGGAGCGGGTCCACTTCGACCGGGCCGTCGAGCGCGGCGGGATCAAGACCGCGCTGGCCCGCTCGAAGTACGACGCCAGCGACATCGTCGCGAAGCTGGCCTACTACGGGGTGCTGCTGGTCACGCTCCAGCTCGCGTTCGGCATCTGGGGCCCGAACCCCATCTCCGACCTGATCGCCGGCGTGATCGCCTGGCTGCCCCGGGCGTTCGTCGCCATCGTCATCGTGGTGGTCGCCGCGGCCATCGCCCGCGCGGTGAAGGACATCATCTCCAGCGCGCTCGGTGGCCTCTCGTACGGCCGGGTGCTGGCGAACCTCGCCTCGGTGTTCATCCTGGGCCTCGGCGTCATCGCCGCGCTCAACCAGATCGGCGTCGCCACCACCGTCACCACCCCGGTGCTGATCGCGGTGCTCGCCACCGTGGGCGGCATCCTGGTCGTCGGCGTCGGCGGCGGGCTGGTCCGGCCGATGCAGAGCCGCTGGGAGAACTGGCTGACCCGGGCCGAGGAGGAGTCGCGCACCATCGCCACGCATGCCCGCGCGTACCAGGCCGGCCGGCGCGACGTCGAGGCCCGGCTCGCCGCGACCGGCCCGTACGCGGAGTCCGAGCTGACCCAGCCGGTGAGCCGCGACGCCGAGGCGGACCGCACGCAGCCGGTCCCGGCGTACCCGGCCACCCCGTCGACCACGGCCGCCACAAGTGAGGACCCCACCGAGCCGGTGCCGTCGCAGGCGGGCGCGGAGGCCACGCAGCACATTCCGGCGTACGCCGACTCCGAGCGCACCCAGCCGACCACGCCGCGCCAGCCGACCGCCGAGCAGGCCGCGGACAACGAGGCCACCATGGTCATTCCGCAGGCCGACGTGGAGAAGTTCCGCCGCTGA